Part of the bacterium genome, AAAACGCATGCAGCCACTTCAGGCCAAAGTCGTTCTGGAGAAAACAAAGGATACTCCCACAAACTTCTTAAAGATGATATTAGACCTGCCTTTTTTATTTGTTCCCTATCAAGTGCTACTATCTTCTCCTCTAGTCTGCTGTTAAAGTCCGGGGAAAGCTCAACATCCTCCAGATCATTTATAGTATTAATTGTATTTATCAAGACATCATATTCTCCTCTGCAATTAGAGCATGTCTCAAGGTGTAGCTTAACTTTTTCTTTATCAGTTTTGGTCAGCTCATTATTATAGAAAGACAGAAGATTCTTATTTATTCGCCTGCATCTCATTAAATTCTTCCTTCCCTTTTAAGTTGAGATACCTTTTCCCCTAGACTTCTTAGCGCGTAATGGATGCGTGATTTAACTGTTCCCGCACTACAGCCCAGGGTCAAGGCTATATCTTTATAGTTCAGTCCATTATATATATAAAGAACGAGCGCTGCCTTTTGTTTATGTGGCAATGAAGCTATG contains:
- a CDS encoding zf-HC2 domain-containing protein encodes the protein MRCRRINKNLLSFYNNELTKTDKEKVKLHLETCSNCRGEYDVLINTINTINDLEDVELSPDFNSRLEEKIVALDREQIKKAGLISSLRSLWEYPLFSPERLWPEVAACVLAMLFISLIQFSWPIVNLDYPITKWPAARNFDLREISLNYNFLGISLQNRNGDISLRIHVGS